The following are encoded in a window of Psychrobacter sp. P11F6 genomic DNA:
- a CDS encoding YggS family pyridoxal phosphate-dependent enzyme has protein sequence MKEIENNIDSQNLIASWQQVSKQMTQACEHAARQADSVTLLAVSKTKPADMIATLAQQGQQHFGENYLQEAIEKIDTLKRQPETKGIIWHYIGSIQRNKTRDIAEHFDWVQTVERDIIAQRLNDQRPAELPPLNVLIQVNIDNEESKSGCLPAQLPDLITAIKGYDRLQLRGLMIIPAKGGTDAFTRTKQLFDEIKETHAELDTWDTLSMGMSGDMTEAIASGSTMVRVGSAIFGARA, from the coding sequence ATGAAAGAAATAGAAAATAACATTGATAGCCAAAATCTTATTGCGAGCTGGCAGCAAGTGAGTAAGCAAATGACTCAAGCGTGTGAGCATGCGGCACGACAAGCAGATAGTGTGACGTTACTGGCAGTTTCCAAGACTAAACCAGCTGATATGATTGCTACTTTGGCTCAGCAAGGACAGCAGCACTTTGGTGAAAATTATCTGCAAGAAGCCATCGAAAAAATCGATACGCTAAAACGACAGCCAGAAACTAAAGGCATTATTTGGCATTATATTGGTAGTATCCAGCGCAATAAGACCCGTGATATTGCTGAGCATTTCGATTGGGTACAAACGGTTGAGCGTGACATTATTGCTCAGCGTCTAAACGACCAGCGCCCAGCTGAGCTGCCACCGCTTAATGTGCTAATCCAAGTCAATATCGATAACGAAGAAAGCAAATCAGGCTGCCTGCCAGCACAGCTACCTGATTTGATAACTGCTATCAAGGGGTATGACAGGTTACAGCTGCGTGGTTTGATGATTATTCCTGCTAAGGGAGGTACGGATGCTTTTACCCGTACCAAGCAGTTATTTGATGAGATTAAAGAGACTCATGCAGAGCTAGATACTTGGGATACACTGAGCATGGGCATGAGCGGTGATATGACAGAGGCGATAGCCAGTGGTTCAACGATGGTGCGCGTTGGTAGCGCCATATTTGGCGCACGAGCTTAA
- a CDS encoding hemolysin family protein yields the protein MSLLTASIFLLLLLALSAFVSAAEIAIAAGRKIKLQIMAKEGDVRAFDVLKMQEHPGSFITVVQVVLNAVAISAGAVGESAISPYLELLVKNEAVSSVISFVLITSLFSLLADLMPRRLAMSNTEAIAVRLVRPMMLLIFIFKPVIWIFDGAANVIFELLGISTIRQDDMTPEDIYAVMDAGAEAGVLKKQEHHLIENIFDMQERTVTSVMNPRENIVYFDTKTSTEKVVEVMIEQPHNKFLVCQEDDLEHIIGYVESRSFLALVLNQQEVSLTDKALLKPALFVPDTLSLFEVLEMFKSTGADFAVIVNEYGLVVGVITLKDVMSIVMGELVTLEEQPIVQRTDNSWLIDGMTPIEDVVRALDIVDLPRSQNYETISGFMMYMLRKIPKKTDTIEYANYRFEIIATDNLKITQMLVTRMDETA from the coding sequence ATGAGTTTGCTAACCGCTAGTATCTTTCTTCTTTTATTGCTTGCCCTCAGTGCCTTCGTATCTGCTGCCGAAATAGCCATCGCTGCTGGTCGCAAAATTAAGCTACAAATCATGGCAAAAGAAGGGGATGTCCGCGCATTTGACGTCCTTAAAATGCAAGAGCACCCTGGCAGTTTTATTACTGTCGTACAAGTGGTTTTGAATGCCGTCGCTATCTCAGCTGGTGCGGTAGGTGAGTCAGCTATTAGCCCTTATCTAGAGCTTTTGGTGAAGAATGAAGCAGTGTCATCCGTCATATCATTTGTGCTGATCACCAGTTTATTTTCTCTGCTCGCTGATTTAATGCCCAGACGATTGGCGATGTCGAACACTGAAGCTATCGCTGTACGTCTCGTACGACCAATGATGCTATTGATTTTTATATTCAAACCCGTGATTTGGATATTTGATGGTGCAGCAAATGTCATCTTTGAATTACTGGGTATTTCAACCATACGACAAGACGATATGACGCCAGAAGATATTTATGCTGTCATGGATGCTGGTGCTGAAGCTGGTGTGCTCAAAAAACAAGAACATCATCTGATAGAAAATATCTTTGATATGCAAGAGCGCACCGTAACGTCGGTGATGAATCCACGTGAAAATATTGTTTATTTTGATACCAAAACGAGTACTGAAAAAGTCGTTGAAGTGATGATTGAACAACCACATAACAAATTTTTGGTCTGTCAGGAAGATGATCTAGAGCACATTATTGGTTATGTAGAGTCGCGCAGTTTTTTGGCATTGGTTCTTAACCAGCAAGAGGTCAGCTTAACTGACAAAGCCCTACTAAAACCTGCACTCTTCGTTCCTGATACCTTGTCCTTGTTTGAAGTATTAGAGATGTTTAAATCTACAGGCGCTGACTTTGCCGTCATTGTGAATGAGTATGGATTGGTAGTGGGTGTCATCACGCTTAAGGATGTGATGAGTATCGTCATGGGGGAGCTTGTCACCTTGGAGGAGCAGCCTATCGTTCAGCGTACGGATAACTCATGGTTGATTGATGGTATGACTCCTATCGAAGACGTCGTACGCGCTTTAGATATCGTTGATCTGCCACGCAGTCAGAACTATGAAACCATTAGTGGCTTTATGATGTACATGCTACGCAAGATTCCAAAGAAAACCGATACTATCGAGTATGCCAATTATCGATTTGAGATTATCGCAACGGACAATCTCAAAATCACTCAGATGTTGGTGACCAGAATGGATGAGACTGCCTGA